ccgtaagaccttcgttgatcttcggaacgcaaattgagatatttttgtttaaatccgatggctccatgaggcctacatagggagcaatggcatttcctctctcaagatccataaaggtactaaaaacatatttaaatcagttcatgtgagtacagtggttcaatattaatattataaagcgacgagaatatttttggtgtgccaaaaaaaacaaaataatgaattatttagtgatggccgatttcaaaacactgcttcaggaagattcggagcgtaatgaataaaatgagtttttaaaatattacaacattttccatgttttatagcggttgtaccgaatgacctgatgttttgggacatgcgtatgagcaagtgaaaacatgaatttttcaagtagttaagagagagttagttactttgcttcacaaccatgtggtcctttgcaggtgtctgaatgatgtcacatcctgtcacatgatattgaacgcatgacttgatccaaaacggtccctttatattggttactctgaatgacatcaatgaaattcatttttccggataTTCTCTCTCATagcaaagcaacgacttctacacataattttaataccatttcgcactatgttaatatatgatgttataaaatcatgccagaataaaaaatacatacatttattacattttaagatattttaatcactaatgaaatggctgtattggcctttggacggttaaaccgaatgaccttttgacacttcaaaatcttttaaaatacctttatatgtagcaaaatataattaaaaccttttggattcaataaaagagatcttgttgcactaccttacatactttggatgtcatatctttgttctttattattattaaggcctttggacaaaaactgacctgtcatgtcattgacccatatattaacttaaaaaacaaaataataataataactttcaGATTAAACTTGTGAATGTCAGTGTTAAATATGATGATTGTGTTTCTGTCTCTGTGTCAAATGCAGTTTCTCATGTTTCAGTTCAAAGAATCAGGAAGAAACTCATCACCTACAACCCGAACACAGTCACACCTGATCTGAATACACTATCTCTTCAAGATGTTCGTCCAGCTCAAACcacatttctgaagaaaaaccaCCGCAGCAGGTTTCAGTTTGACTGAACGACACTAAAACTAGCACAGAGAGATCAGACACGATTTGaactttgtacttttttttcaaagactaaAACTGAGAACtgaataaatatacacaattttaaaatcacaATGGTTTATTTACATATGTGACTTGAAGGAAaccaaaagtaatcagattacattactttcatattgtggtGCTTGGATTACGTCACTGGATACTTTTTTAAGTAAGTGTGCAAATGCAGCGAGTGAACAGGAGGGTCAAACTCTTGTGGGAGGATTCACACCAGCTTGAATGATTTCAGCAGATAGTTTTATTAAAGCAGATGCTGAACGAATGAAGAAAATGCTtcacatgtttgttttgttctgtttgtacTGGATGAGCCTGACTGgtaagttaaaatatttttccattttagcGCAATACAGTAACTgcagtcacaaaaaaaaaaaaaaaaaaaggtccaaaACCTGTCACCGGGGCAGCACACTTTCTAATAGTACTATATGAATTTAGGTACTAATAcgtacactttaaatattaatatacctTAATTAATATACCTTCaagtactaatatgcacctttAAGGGTAAATAAGGTACCCAATAGCACCTTTTGAAACTGCTCCCATTTTTACCTTATTTTCTGATGAATCATGAATATTGTGAAATCCACTAACTTTAAATTCAGTCTCtctttagattttttaattgaaatttcCAGGTCTGGAAATCAATGGAAATCTCTACAGTGAATgtaaatgtttctgtttttgcTCTGCATTGAGGCTTAGAAAGTCAAAACCATTaagttgttttaaaatatcaggccatttttatattctttaaaaaaaaaatacatatgctTTTGCAGTAATCACAAACATCTATAAaagttatggaaatgtattagTCAAAATGCGCATAAACCCTGAATCTGCCTAATTCAGTCTTCAgtagaaatgtcttttttatttattgaaaatatccAACACAATAAGACTTGTACTTTCAATCACAAAGTATTTGTTAACTATGTAATTTTAAACACTACAGCAGAtaactttaaaacaaatattttatatattctttACACATAAGAAACATTTACATTAAGTGCTGCTGCAatgttacattaatattatcTCTCTGTAACAGTAGCAGTTTATAAAGACAGTtgatattttacacatttatctCATTTATCTCCTTTATTACACATTTAGCTGCTTTTCCGGCTCTTCTGGAAATTTTCCGGTTGTCAGTCAAAAAGGaaatttaatattaacattattgatGTTTAATTACAATTGTAAATCCATGGTGGCCAAAATGAATCATAGATGAGACttataattaatcaaaagtAAGAATTATAACCCCTGATATGTTGATTTGTGCTTAAAATGAAGTGATGCAACCAGATCTAAGTGTTTGTCTGTTCATATATCTCAACTTTCATTTAGTTTGTGTTTCTGTTGCTATTCTGGATGTTCTCAACttcacatgtaaacacaatCTACAGCTGATTTCAGGCTTTGTAAACCATCAGATGTATTAATCTGTGTAAAATCTGTTCTCCAGGTGTGTTTGCTGctgaaacaaataaaatactgtcagtaatggagggagattctgtcactTTATACATTGATGATACTGAAATACAGAAAGGCGACAATATACTGTGGAAATATGGAGCTGAAAAGCATGTTATAGCTGAAATCAGTAGAAATTATGGATTGTTCATCACATATAACGGCactgatgggagattcagagacagactgaagctagacgatcaaactggatctctgaccatcacaaacaccagagcTGAACATGCTGGAGTTTATCAACTAGAGATAAGGGGAGTGGATCTGacatcaaaaacattcaatgtttctgtctatggtgagtagagatcataaattaattttaaagtaatttaagaTTTTGGTACAGATGACAAACACTCACAAACGGTCATTATATAACAGTCCACTGGACCAAATGTATGCTGGAtcattttctttcaaatgacCATTAATCAACAGCAGAACACTGCTAATATTACAGTAGTTAACTGCtcttgttttataataataataataaactttattttctatGGCGCCTTTAAAAAGTAGCATCTCAAAGCGCTTCACAAAAAGattaaacaaaacatacaatTATACAGgcaatactttaaaataactgagGAACGTCCACGGGGCTCATGCTGAGTTGGTGATTATACAGCACAACGATACCCCACCTCTACCAGAGGATCGCGGGAGATCAAATGATCCATATCCAGCAGGAGTAAGTTCATTAAAGAGAAGACCATCGGACTCTTTGTGCTAGGTTTCCATTAAACACACAAGGTCCAATTTTTCTTCTGTAATAATGTCAGATAACATCACAGCCTCGTTATTGACAAAGAGCGCGTTGAAAAGTGCTGATTTCAACATACGAGGAGCAGCTGATGAAACCGGAGGAACCCCCACTTGCTTTAGAGCCGATAGGTTGTTAAAATTAATCTGTGAAGAGAACGGGGCACCAAAGGCAACTTGCCAATTCTGGTGCCAATCGAGCTGCACGGCGTTGAACAGTGAGCACAGGTCCCACTAGAGGACGTCAGGCCCTCatgccaccctcatgaagtccaTTTCTGACTGTTTGGTCAGAAATGTGTACACCAGTATCCTGCttgaggtcattttgtagggctctggcagtgctcctCCTGTTCCTCCTcacacaaaggagcagataccggtcctgctgctGGGTTATTGCCCTTCTACgtccctgtccagctctcctcgTGTAACGGTCTGTCTCCTGGTATCTCCTCTATGCTGTTGAAACTGTGCTgagagacacagcaaacctgttTGCGACGGCACGTAtggatgtgccatcctggaggagcgggactgcctgtgcaacctgaTTGTGTTGCAGGTACTGCCTCATGCTACAGACAGTGACAAGGACcctaacaaaacacaaaactaaaGACAAATCAGTGAGGAAGAACAAGGAGAGAACAGTTGTCTATGGCCTCCACCTGCAAAATCATTCCCTTTTTGTGGGTTGTCTTGCTGTTGCATCTCCTATTCTCACTTTCATTTGCACCAAAGCAGGTGAAACTTATGTTAAACCGGTCAGCAAGGTAGCCAAGGCACACATAGATAGTAAAACATGCAGTCCCATTATATACTGTAATTTTACAGCAACTCAGTGCATTAaaccaagcattttttttatgatttatctGTATTCCTTTTATTTTCTGATGTCTTTcagctcgtctgcctgttcctgtcatcagcagtaactcttcacaatgttcttcatcatcaaattgttcattggtgtgttcagctgtgaatgtgagtcatgtgactctctcctggtacaaaggaaacagtttattgtccagcatcagtgcgtctgatctcagcattagtctctctctacctctggaggtggaatatcaggataaaaacacctacagctgtgtgctgaacaattCATTCACTAACCAAACAAGacatctggacatcactcaACATCACACATGTGCAGGTACGACAGAGCTGATATATGTGATTATTTACTGACCTGATCTCTGTCTTCTGTTCTAGATCAGACTGATTCAACCACATTAATGACTCTTTTCCTCTCTCCTTCAGTTCCTCCAGTCTCAGTCTCTCTGATAGTGTTGATCTCTGCTGGATCTCTGTTGATTATAACTCTGTTCAGGATCTTCTGTATCTGCGGAAAATGTAGAAAAACAGACCAACCAGGCAAGTGTTATTGCTTTTAAccatataatacaaataaataataataataataattattattattattatttttatagaaCACGTTAATAATCTACAGTAAATGCATGAATCAGTTGATAggttatattataatgtaaCATAATTCATGTAGGTAATGCCATTTAGTTCCTAACTAATGTGTGTGGTTGTTGGTTTTTGGTCTTTTCTCGTCTCACACACAAAATCAGATTTAGTATTTACTGTTTTACTCTGCTAGTAGTGagtaagaaaaaaagtaataatgcCATATTAAATTTGTTAATGCCACTTTTTCAAACTACAGcatcaaatatatttaactgTGTGCAGTAACACTTCAACTTTGACAGCgctaataataatgttttgtggTTTAATCTCTTCCTGTTGTTCAAACAGTTCAGATTTGTGAAGATGAGAAAACTTCAGCCGTTCTGTTTCATAATCCAATGCTCTACGAAAGAAACACACATAAATTGGTGAGATTTAtaagaaaaatcacaataaagACATAATATTACCAAagtttctatttcagataaatgctgttcatttgaactttctattcatcaaagaaccctaaaaaatgtacaaaaaaattactgttttcaacattgataataatcagaaatctttgttgagcatcaaatcatcatatcagaatgatttctgaaggatcatgcgacactgaagactggaggaatgatgctgaaaattcagctttgatcacagaaataaattatattttacaatatattcacatagaaaacaggtattttaaatagtaaaaaaaatacaatattattgtttttgtgtgtctttgagcaaataaacgcagccttggtgagtagaAAAGgcttgttttaaaaacattaaaaattttgCCATTCTAAAACTTATGGTAGCGTAGAGTatatggtagtgtatataaaactTGCggtagattttattttatttatgcagtAATTACTGAAATCTgaatttaaaacttgactcttctgtagttacatcgtgaccaacggtcttagtacacgatgtaactacagaagagtcgagttttaaataggaaaaatattgaaactctttggtcatttttttaacgatatgctaacggtctaatcagattcaatgaactatgctaagctatgctaaaagtggttccgccagacccggagattggctgaatggattcgaaaaccgtaaaactcaactgtttaactctaggggagttggaaaatgagcctattttcaaaaaaagtggagtgttcctttaagagatCTACAGTAAATCtgattgttattgttttgaataagcgacctctagttaCAAAACTTgcatactgtacctttaagtCTGCACAGTTCATGCTAATATTACTAGTTTAATaattgatcatatttttttccgaAAACCACTGaatgttttttccatttaaaatatttgactaTCTCTTGTGTGTTTTAACAGAGAGCTGAAGAGTACAGTCGTGTGGAGTATATGTCTGTCAGCATGAGAAGATGATTCAGTCTTTACCAGATCCATCTGTGATCATTTTATAGTAAACTCCTGCAGTCTATAGTATTAATATTGAGATTGATATTAAGATCATCTCAAGAccttgtttttgttatttttaaaatatatccaatGTATAAATTTGGTCATTTTAAGAATAAGTCAATGTGTATTCCCTGTTGTAATATTTGTAACATCATGCAATTGTTTGATGGTTATAGATTTCTTTCGTTTTCATCAGTTTTGATGAGTAAAAAAAGGGAGAAACGCTGCTAACAGAcgtattttttttcagtattataACAGCGCTGTTATAACTGAGTAACAACACATTTTGTTCCAAGGCTGTGATCTATTCTGTGACAAATGGGATTGGTTCATGAAACAAATCcttcaaaattcaataaaaagtGCTATCTTCTCAATCACATTTCTTACTTAGTTTGGTCTGTTGGGGTGAAGCTTGACCAAAGAGAAGCCAAGATGCTGATGcttttttgggtaacagccaccaGGTGGTGCTTCGGTAGCGCGGTCGCCATTTTGGTGTGAAAATGCCAAATGGACCACAGCACAGATACACAgaaacagacagaatgacaaCGAAAGATAGGCTAAgtcacccaaaatcggcgaatctcacagccagatcagaagcgcaatagaaaatttctcaaattaAGTCATCAGTAAATTTTTCATGACatctacagtaaatgttgtattgtcttgtgttttatgttatcagttgtggaatccaaccattaaaggggtagttcacccaaaaatgaaaattatcccattatttactcaccctcaagccatcctatgtgtatatgaccatcttctttcagatgaacacaatcggagatatatttaaaaatattcttagtcccccaaggtttataatggttgtgaatggggggccaaattctgaagacagaagAAATACATccatcaataaaaaaatgaatccatacgactccagagggataataaaggccttttgaagcaaagGGATGcgcttttgtaagaaaaatatccatatttaaaactttataaattcaaataacgagcttctggcggatgaccgtacgcatactgcgcactTCAATTTGGGCGGAAGAGAAACCTTTGACCTGACATGATGACGCAATGATGAACACGGAGGAGCAGAGgagaaagcaaaacaaaacactagtcacgaattagaagtttaaaacaagaaattttaaagagaaatgtcagaggatttcgatataagaggagcttggtttgttgcccagccgtatttgtttgaac
The DNA window shown above is from Ctenopharyngodon idella isolate HZGC_01 chromosome 10, HZGC01, whole genome shotgun sequence and carries:
- the LOC127519811 gene encoding uncharacterized protein LOC127519811, coding for MISADSFIKADAERMKKMLHMFVLFCLYWMSLTGVFAAETNKILSVMEGDSVTLYIDDTEIQKGDNILWKYGAEKHVIAEISRNYGLFITYNGTDGRFRDRLKLDDQTGSLTITNTRAEHAGVYQLEIRGVDLTSKTFNVSVYARLPVPVISSNSSQCSSSSNCSLVCSAVNVSHVTLSWYKGNSLLSSISASDLSISLSLPLEVEYQDKNTYSCVLNNSFTNQTRHLDITQHHTCAVPPVSVSLIVLISAGSLLIITLFRIFCICGKCRKTDQPVQICEDEKTSAVLFHNPMLYERNTHKLRAEEYSRVEYMSVSMRR